Within the Streptomyces sp. R41 genome, the region AGGCTAGCCCGCGTGCGCGGCGATCCAGTCCCCGATTCGGGCGAGCAGCTCGTCGTCGGCCGCGTTCTCGGCGTGGCCCATCCCGTGCTCCAGCCACAGCTCGGCGTGGTCCCCGGAGGCCTCGGCCAGCATCCGCGGGTGGTCCACCGGGAAATAGCCGTCCTGGTCGCCGTGGACGATCAGCAGCGGGGTGGGTGCGATGAGGGGGACCGACTCGACGGGAGAGGCGGGGACCGGGTCCCACTCGCGGTGGTGGATCCGCGTACGCAGCCCGTAGCGGCCCACGGCCCGCCCCACCGGCCGGGTTACCAGCCAGTGCACACGCCGCATAGGGGCCGTGCCCCGGTAATACCAACGGGCCGGTGCGCTCACCGAAACCACCGCGTCCGCATGCGCTTCCGTGCGCCCCTCGTGCTCCGAACCGGCCGCCGGGTGCAGCGCCGCGTGCCGCAGCACCACCGAGCCGCCCATCGAGAACCCGACGGTCGCGACCCGCGCGTGCCCCAGCTCCCGCGCCCACGCCACCGCGGCCGCCAGGTCGTGCACCTCCCGGTCGCCGACCGTGGAGCGGCCGCCGGAGGCCCCGTGACCACGGAAGGAGAAGGTGACCACCGCCGCGTTCCGCCCGAGGACACCCGCCGCGCGGCGCACGTGCGGGCGGTCCAGATCGCCCGTGAAACCGTGCGCGACGACGATCGCGAGGTCACCAGAAGGCCGCGTTCCAGGGTCGTACGCCGCATCGATCGTCACCCCGTCGACCGTGCGCAGAAACCTCCGCAAAGGGGTGCGCGGTGCTGTCTCAAGGTGTGGACTATTGGAAGATCGCGTCACTTGACCTGCCGGACCTGAGCTCATGTGGGCTATTCTGCTGGGCAGAGGACTCGGGCAGCGTAGCCCCCGGGTCCTTTTGTGCTTTCGGAAGCGTTGTATACGAAGCGGGAAACCGCAGGTGTACGGGGCCTCGGACGCATCGCGGATCCCAGGGGCGCGGGAGCCGCACGTACAAAGCAGTGCCGCAAACGTCCTCGCAGGGACCGAGGAGGAACCAGACGTTATGGGCGAGCGAACCGTGCACGAACGTATGACGACCCAGGCAGGTGGGGCGCGATGAGTTCTCTGCTGCTCCTGACCAATGCCCTTCAGCCGTCGACGGAGGTGCTTCCCGCTCTCGGCCTGCTCCTGCACAACGTGCGAGTGGCTCCGGCGGAAGGCCCCGCTCTCGTCGACACCCCGGGTGCCGACGTCATCCTGATCGACGGGCGACGGGACCTCCCGCAGGTCCGCAGCCTGTGTCAGCTGCTGCGGTCCACGGGCCCCGGCTGCCCCCTCATCCTCGTCGTCACCGAAGGCGGCCTCGCGGCCGTCACCGCCGACTGGGGCATCGACGACGTACTCCTGGACACGGCCGGTCCGGCCGAGGTCGAGGCCCGTCTGCGGCTGGCCATGGGCCGCCAGCAGATCGTCAACGACGACTCCCCCATGGAGATCCGCAACGGCGACCTCTCCGTGGACGAGGCGACGTACAGCGCCAAGCTCAAGGGCCGGGTCCTCGACCTGACCTTCAAGGAGTTCGAGCTCCTGAAGTACCTCGCGCAGCACCCGGGCCGCGTCTTCACCCGCGCCCAGCTGCTCCAGGAGGTCTGGGGCTACGACTACTTCGGTGGCACGCGGACGGTCGACGTCCACGTACGACGACTGCGCGCGAAGCTCGGACCCGAGCACGAGTCGCTCATCGGAACCGTGCGGAACGTCGGTTATCGATTCGTTACTCCCGAGAAGGTGGACCGCGCCGCGGACGAGGCGAGGGCCAAGGCGGCCCAGCCAAAGCCGGATGATGCGGACGAGACGGCGCACCTGGACGCCGTCGACTCGGCGGAGGCCACAGCGGAGACACAGGAAGCCGCCGTACGCCCTGCCCAGAGGTAGGTCCATCCGCGTAGACTCCGCGCGTGGCCAAGGTGACTAGGGATGATGTGGCGCGGCTGGCGGGTACTTCCACCGCCGTCGTCAGCTATGTCATCAACAACGGACCGAGGCCGGTTGCCCCGGCCACGCGCGAGCGCGTTCTCGCCGCGATCAAGGAGCTGGGGTACCGGCCCGACCGGGTCGCCCAGGCCATGGCGTCGCGGCGGACCGAGCTCATAGGCCTGATCATCCCGGATGCGCGCCAGCCGTTCTTCGGCGAGATGGCGCACGCGGTCGAACAGGCCGCCGCCGAGCGCGGAAAAATGGTGCTCGTCGGCAACACCGACTACATCGCCGAGCGCGAGGTCCACTATCTGCGGGCCTTCCTCGGCATGCGGGTCTCCGGGCTGATCCTGGTCAGCCACGCGCTGAACGACCACGCGGCCGCCGAGATCGACGCGTGGGACGCCCGTGTGGTGCTGCTGCACGAGCGGCCCGAGGCGATCGACGACGTCGCGGTCGTCACGGACGACCTCGGAGGCGCCCAGCTCGCCGTCCGCCACCTCCTCGAGCACGGGTATGAGTACGTCGCCTGTCTCGGCGGTACGGCGGAGACGCCCGCCGTCGGCGACCCGGTCTCCGACCACGTCGAGGGCTGGCGGCGCGCGATGCAGGAAGCCGGGATCTCCACGGAGGGACGCCTCTTCGAGGCGCCGTACAACCGCTACGACGCGTATCAGGTCGCCCTGGGGCTGCTGGCCGGGCCGGATCGGCCGCCGGCCATTTTCTGCTCCACGGACGACCAGGCGATCGGTCTGCTGCGGGCGGCGCGCGAGCTGCGCATCGACGTGCCCGGGGAGCTGGCCGTCGCCGGCTTCGACGACGTCAAGGAAGCCGCGCTGACGGACCCGCCTTTGACAACGATTGCATCGGACCGGTCGGCCATGGCCCGCGCCGCGGTCGACCTTGTGCTCGATGACGGGTTGCGCGTTGCCGGGTCCCGGCGTGAGCGCTTGAAGCTCTTCCCGTCGCGGTTGGTCGTACGCAGGTCCTGCGGCTGCGAGTAGTGGGGCAGCTGCGGGCCGCCTGTGGCTGATCGCGCAGTTCCCCGCGCCCCTTACGGGGCGCGGGTCTTCTGCGATCTAGAACAGCAAGTTGTACTGGTTGAAGCCCGTGCCCAGGCTCTTGCGTGAGCCGAAGAGGCTGCTGGACGCCTTGTTGGTGCCCGGGTAGAGCCAGAGCGTGCCGCCGGAGTCGCGGGTGATGACGTCGGCGATGCCGTCGCCCGTCACATCGCCGTTGGAGACGTACGAGGTGAAGTTCCAGCCCGTACGCGCCTGGATCCGTGCCGACCAGGGCGCGTGCTCCTGCTGGGTGCCCCGGTAGAGGTACAGGACGCCGGAGCTGTTGCGGACCAGCAGGTCGGCGCGGCCGTCGCCGGTCAGGTCGCCGTGGCCGAAGATCTTGACGTTCTTCCAGGCCTGGTTGACGACCTTGACGCGGGCGTAGAACTGGCCGTTGCCCTTGCCCGGGTAGAGGTAGACCGAGCCGTCGGCGTCCACCGCGACGAGGTCGGGGCGGGCGTCACCGGTCATGTCGCCGGGGATGGCGTACGACTTGTAGCCGCCCCAGACCGAGCTGATCTGCATCCACTCGAACTCACCGCTGGAGTGGTTCATGTAGCTGCGGTACAGCTTGCCGTCGCCCTTGTCGCGGACGATCAGGTCCTGGTAGAAGTCCCGGTCCAGGTCGGCCTGCAGGCCCCAGCTGATGCCCTGCCAGCCGGTGCCCTGGAACGCACGCGTGGCGAGCGAGGTGCCCTTGCTGTCCTGCTCGAACAGGCCGCCGGAGGGCGTACGGGCCAGGATGTCGGCCTTGCCGTCGAAGGACAGGTCGGTGTCGTCGATGCGCGGCTGGGCGGCCCAGGCGTACGAGCCGACCTTGGTGAAGACCGGGTAGGCGCCCTTGGCGGTGCAGCCCTCGACACCCCAGGAGACGATGCCGATGATCTTGTTGCCGGCGATCACCGGGCCGCCGGAGTCACCGTTGCAGGGGCTCGTGGTGCCCTCGTCGGTGCCGGAGGCCGGGGTGCCCGCGCAGAACATCGACCCCTCGATGAAGTCGTCCTCACCGAGGACGGACTGCATGGCGCTGTTGCAGGTGGCGTCGTCGACGATCGGGAGATCGGCCTTGCGCAGCTTCGCGGACAGCTCGGTTCCGGTGCCTGAGGTCAGGCCCCAGCCGTAGACCGTGGCGGTCGCCCCCGGGCTGACGTACGCGAGGTCGTTGAGGTACGCCAGCCGCATCCACTTCTGTTCCAGCGGGCGGTCCAGGGTGAGGACCGCGATGTCGTTCTGGATGGTCGTGGGGTTGTAGCGGGGGTGGTTCCACTGGCGCCAGACGCCCGCGACGGTGCCGTTGGTGTCGTCGTACAGGTCGGTGGCCCCGGCCAGCACGGCGCCGTTCTTCGCCCAGTCCAGGCCGGCGACGCAGTGGGCCGCCGTCAGGACCTTGTTCGGGGCGACGAGGGTGCCGCCGCAGAAGTAGCCCGCGCCGGTGGTGTCGTCGTAGTAGGCGAGCTGGACCATCCACGGGGCGGAGGAGATCGTCGTCTCGCTGCCGCCGATGATGAAGGGAGTCTTCTTGGGGGTCGTCTCCGGGGCCGCCTGGTCCTTGGCGGCCTCGACGACCCGGTTGCGCAGTTCCTTGTCGGAGGCGGTCGGCGCGGGGTTCGCCGACTGGGCGACGCTCGCGTCGGGCAGTCCGGGCGGGTTGTCGGCCGCGGCCGCGGGCTGCGCCGCGAGGGCGCCGGCGCAGCTCAGCGCCAGCGCGAGGGCGGCCGCGGGCAACGCCGTGACGGGGCGTCTCAGGCGGCCGCGCAGGGCACGTATCACTCAGGACTCCTGGGGTGTGTGGGTGCGTGTGGTGTCGTTCCGTGTCGTAAAGGGCCCGAGAAGGGCGTACGACGCACCCGCCTGATCGACGACAGCAATCGCTTGCACACGCATGTGCATGCTCGCCGTCGCTTGCATCGATTCAGGCGTAACCGCGGAGCCCCCCTCCGGCGCGGAGATCGTAGGCCTCACGCGCCCCTGCGCACACGGGCTTCACAGCAGGCAGACAAGTGTTCGTCCGCCGCGTTCCCCGCCATCACCCCACCGCAACCCGCTGTTTCCCGGGCCCGAGCGCCTTTATATCGGGCATACGAGGTTCTGTCGGGCTTCTCAGCGGGGACTCAGGGAGCTCTCATGATCGGGGGACAGTCTTTTTCCATGACCGAGAGCTTCCGCCGCAGCGGCGAGTACGAGCACCCCCAGCAGGACGGCCAGTCCGGGTACGTCCAGGGCGACGGCCAGCAGGCGACCGACCCCCTGCGGTCGGCGTACCCCCAGCAGCAGCACGCCTCCTCCCCCGTGAACCCCGAGTGGCCTCCCCCGCCGGCGTACCAGCCGGTCGCGCCGGTCGCCGTCGAGCCGGGTACCACCGTGTGGCCGGGCTCCGGTCACGGTGGCAACGGCGGTGACGGGTACAACGGCGGCGCGTACGCGGGTTACCCCGAGCCGGACGCCGGCTCCACCGCGGTGCTCGCCGCGGCTCCTGTCCAGGCGGAGACCCCCGCTCCCGCCAAGAAGCGCGCGAAGGGCCCGCTGGCCCTGCTGGCCGCCGTGGCGATAGTCGCCGCGGCCATCGGAGGCGGTACGGCGTACGGCATCCAGGAGCTGACCGGCAAGGACACCACGTCGAGCAGCACCAGCACGAACGTGGTGCCGACGGCGAAGAAGGGCACCGTCGCCGGGGTCGCCCAGGCGGTCAGCCCGAGCATCGTGGAGATCAGCGCGACCTCGAACGCCGGTTCGTCCACCGGCTCGGGCGTGATCATCTCGTCGAGCGGCGAGATCATCACCAACAACCACGTCGTCTCGGGCGCCTCCGAGATCAAGGCGCAGCTGAGCAACGGCAAGTCGTACACCGCGAAGGTCGTCGGCACCGACAGCAAGAAGGACCTCGCGCTGATCGAGCTGGAGAACGCGCCCTCCGGCCTGAAGGTCGCCACGCTCGGCAACTCCGACGGCGTCCAGGTCGGCGACGACGTCGTCGCGATCGGCTCCCCCGAGGGCCTGACCGGCACCGTCACCAGCGGCATCGTCTCGGCTCTCGACCGTGACGTGACCGTCTCGACGGACGAGAGCCAGGGCCAGCAGCAAGACCAGGGCGGCGGCAGCGACCAGTGGCCGTTCTCCTTCGGCGGCCGGCAGTTCAACGGCGACACCGGTTCGTCGACGACGACGTACAAGGCGATCCAGACCGACGCCTCGCTGAACCCGGGCAACTCCGGCGGCGCGCTGATCGACATGAACGGCAACATCATCGGCATCAACTCCGCGATGTACTCGGCCGCTTCGGACTCGTCCTCGTCCTCGTCGAGCGCCGGCAGCGTCGGCCTCGGCTTCGCCATCCCGATCAACACCGTGAAGTCCGACCTGGCCACTCTGCGGGCCGGCGGCTCCGACAGCTGACACCTGGAGGTTCACATGATCACGCGTGTCTCCCACATCATCGCCGACAGCGACCCGGCCGGTTTCGTCCTGGCCCTGGAAGTGGCGCACGAACTGCACGCCCCGGCGGAGCGGACCCCGGAGGTGGCCGTCCCGCAGCTGATGGGACTGCGTATGTCCGCCGCGCGCCCGCACCGCCGCAAGATCCCGCTGCGCCGGCTGAGCGCACTGAGCTCGCTGCCGAGCTGAGCCGGCCCTTCCCCGGCTGAGCCGGTCACCCCCGGCTGAGCCTTTCCGCCCCCGCCCTCAAACGTGCGAGGCTGAAAGGCGTCACCGTCACCGTCCCACCGCACCCGAGGAACTCCAGCCCATGAGCCCCGCCGAAGGCGACCGTGAACCCCAGCGCATCCTGATCGTCGACGACGAGCCGGCCGTGCGCGAAGCACTCCAGCGCAGCCTCGCCTTCGAGGGGTACGACACCCAGGTCGCGGTCGACGGCGCGGACGCGCTGGAGAAGGCCACCGCCTACCAGCCCGACCTGGTCGTCCTGGACATCCAGATGCCCCGCATGGACGGCCTGACGGCGGCCCGCCGGATGCGCGGCGCGGGCACGACCACGCCGATCCTGATGCTCACGGCCCGCGACACCGTGGGCGACCGCGTCACCGGCCTGGACGCCGGCGCCGACGACTACCTCGTCAAGCCCTTCGAGCTCGACGAACTCTTCGCCCGGGTCCGGGCCCTGCTGCGGCGCAGTTCCTACGCCGCAGCGGCGGTCGGCACGCAGGAGGACGACGCGCTCATCTTCGGCGACCTCCGCATGGACCTGGCGACCCGCGAGGTCACCCGGGCCGGACGCCCGGTGGAGCTGACCCGCACGGAATTCACCCTCCTGGAGATGTTCCTGGCCCACCCGCGCCAGGTCCTCACCCGCGAGCAGATCCTCAAGGCGGTCTGGGGCTTCGACTTCGAGCCCTCCTCCAACTCCCTCGACGTGTACGTCATGTACCTGCGCCGCAAGACCGAGGCGGGCGGCGAGCCGCGCCTCGTCCACACCGTGCGGGGCGTGGGGTACGTGCTGCGCTCGGGCGGCGCGGAGTGATCCGCAGGTTCAGGTCGCTTCCGCTGCGGTCACGGTTGGCGTTGCTCGTCGCTGCTGCGGTGGCGTTCGGAGTGGCGGCTGTTTCGGTGACGTGCTGGTTCATCGTGCAGGGGAAGTTGTACGACGAGGTCGACAACAATCTCCAGGCGCAGAAGGGACCCGTGCAGTACGGATCGGTCCAGCGCGCCACCAAGAACTGTGGCCAGGATCCGAAGAGCAGCAGCGACAACCCCCGCGGACGGTCCGACTACTACTTCCAGGTGGTCCAGGCAAACGGCACCGTCTGCGCCTTCGACGGCTCTGCGGGCACGGTGAAGGTCGCCGACAGCGACGAGGACGTGGCCAAGGACCCGAAATTGGGCGAGGACACGTTCCGGACCGGAACCGACAGCGACGGCAACGCCGTACGGGTGCTGACCGTGCCGCTCGTCGTCACCAGCGAGGTTCCGGGCGGCCCGCCATCTCTGGTCCAGGACGCCGCCCTCCTCGTAGCCATCCCCCTGAAGAGCACCCAGTCCACCCTCAACGACTTGGCCCTCCTCCTGCTCCTCGTCTCCGGCATCGGAGTCGTCGGCGCCGGAGCGGCCGGCCTGGCGGTCGCCCGCGCGGGTCTCCGCCCCGTCGACAAGCTCACCGAGGCGGTGGAGCATGTAGCCCGCACCGAGGACCTCTCCGTCCGCATCCCGGTCGAAGAGGACAGCGAGGACGAGATCGCCCGTCTCTCCCGCTCCTTCAACGCGATGACCTCCGCGCTCGCGAGCTCCCGCGACCTGCAACAGCAGCTCATCGCGGACGCGGGCCACGAACTCCGCACCCCCCTCACCTCCCTCCGTACGAACATCGAACTCCTCACCCGCAGTGAGGAAATGGGCCGCCCGATCCCCCCGGCGGACCGCAAGGCGCTGCTCGCCTCGGTCACCGCCCAGATGACCGAACTGGCCGCGCTGATCGGCGACTTGCAGACACTGTCCCGCTCGGACGCGGGGACGCCGGCCGACCGCGTGCAGGTGGTCGCGTTGCAGGACACCGTCGAGGCCGCCCTGCGCCGCGCGCGGCTGCGCGGGCCGGAGCTGACGATCACGGCGGACGTGCAGCCCTGGTTCGTACGGGCGGAGCCGTCGGCCCTGGAGCGGGCGATCGTGAACATCCTCGACAACGCGGTGAAGTTCAGCCCCGACGGCGGCACGATCGACGTCGTGCTCAAGGACGGCGAACTCACCGTCCGCGACCACGGCCCCGGCATCCCCTCCGACGAGCTCCCGCACGTCTTCGACCGCTTCTGGCGCTCCCCGAGCGCCCGCGCCCTGCCCGGCTCCGGCCTCGGCCTGTCGATCGTGGCGCGCACCGTGCAGCAGTCGGGCGGCGAAGTGTCCCTGACCCCCGCCGCGGGCGGCGGCACGGTGGCGACGATCCGCCTGCCGGGCGCGCCGACCCCACCGCCCGAGGCGCCGTAGCGGGCCCTCCCCGGCCCCGGTCGGCGTCAGCCCGCCTGGGACCGTGACGGCGTCTGCTTCATACCGTCGACCACGGCCCGCTTCAGGATGGCGCTGGTGAAGGTCACCGTGCCGGGCTTGATCAGGGCGTCGGTTCCGGTGTTCTGCTTCACCTGGACCGAACGCTCGCCGAGGAAGACGTGGGTCCGCTTGTCGAAGATCCACTCCTCGCGCTCACCGCTGGTCTCGTCGAGACGGGCCACCGCGACCCCGTGCCGGCCCACCGCGTCCACCGCGTCCTCGACGACGACAACGCCGGGGATCTTCGCGGCGGCCTTGAACAGCGTCGAGTACAGCTCGGCCGGCGGGTAGCTCTGGCCGAGCAGGTCTCCGATGGTCGTGAACGCCTCCTGGTCGGGGGAGTTGCCCTGGCCCTTCGTCTCCTTGTAGATCTTGGCCAGCAGCGCGTCGGGATCGGTGGTCAGCTTGGCCAGGTAGTCGTAGGACGGACCGTTCAGGTTCGCCTTCGGGGTGTTGCCCTGCTCGTCCGGCAGGCTCAGGGTCTCGCCCTCGGGGCTGTCGTTGACGGCCGGGTCGATCAGCCAGCCCTTGGTGCCGTCCGGGGACTTCCACATCTGGCGGCGATGCAGCGCATGGCTGGCCGGGCTGGTCCTGCCGTCGACTGTCCTCAGGAAAGTGTCGGCCGTCTTGGACTCGATGTAGATGTACTGACCGGGCTTGACAGCCGGGTGGGACCCGTCGGCCGCCGCCAGCGAGATCTGGTCGAGGAGCTGCGGTACACCCTTGGTGGTCGCGACACCTACCTGGGTGGTCAGGGCGGGTCCGGTGGCGAGACCGCCGTCCCTGACTCCGCCACCACCGGACATCGCGCTCCCGGCGACAACCGCCCCCGCCACGGCCGCCGCCATGGCGGGCAGCACGATCGCCGGACGCGGCAGCCTGAGCCGTCGTGCCTTCGCGGGGGCGGCCGTCGTGGTGCGCTCATCCTGCTGCAGCTCGTGAATCTGGGCCATCATGCGCTCCTTGTGGAACTGGTGACGGCCCGTCGGCAGGTCACGCGTCGTCCGGTCGAAGAGCTGTGCGCCTTCTTCCCACTCGGCAGGGCTCTGCCGGGACGTGTTCGCGTTCATCGGTTTCCTTCCTGTGCGGGCCGGATCGCGTGTGCGTGATCGCCTCTTATCTGTCGGCCGGGGTGGCCGCCTTCCCGATTTCCGCGAACTTTTCTGAGCGCCACCTCCCCTGTGGGTCGCGCCAGTTCGGCTTCCGCGAGCGCCCGCAGCTTCTTGCGGGCGCGGGAGAGCCGGGAGGCGACCGTGCCCACCGGAATCCCGAGCGCCTCCGCCGCAGCCTCGTAGTCCAGGCCCTCCCCCAGGCAGAGCGCGATGACCTCGCGCTCCGGTCTGCGCAGCGCGGCGAGCGCGGTGAGCGCCGTCGCGAGGCGCCGCCGGTCGTCGACCCGGTCGGCCACCTCCTCGGCATGGTCGGGCACCGACAGCTCGGCCGCCGCGGCGACGCCGGCCGCCGCCCGGTACCGCCGGTTGCTCCGGTACTGGTTGCGCGCGGTGTTGGTGGCGATGCCCAGCAGCCAGGGCCGCAGCGAGCCGCCCTCCGGGTCGACCTTGTCGCGCAGCCGCCACGCCTCCATGAACGTCGTGGCCATCACGTCCTCGGCCGTCGACCAGTCAGCGGTCAGCCGGAAGGCATGGTTGTAGACCGCGCGGGCGTAGCTGTCGTAGAGCTCCGCGAACGCGCTCGATTCCCCGGCCCGTACCCGGGTTCGCATATGAGTGCTCACCTTCATGAGCTGTCCGGCACCCCACACGGCCTTCCCGTGACCTGTGTCACACGTCATCCCCGCCGCGTCCACACGCCCCATGGCAACCAATCAGCCACCGGCGGCGACCACGCAGCGACCCTCCCCTCCACAGACCTTGAACGGACCCGCCAAGATGAGTGACATCCGCAAGGCGCGCCACCGCAGACGGAAGACCGCACTGTACGTCGGCGTCCCCCTGGCCCTGACCGCCGCCGGAGCCATGGCGTACGGCGCCGTCTTCGGCATCTTCGGCGAGGACGCACAGCCCAAGGCGTCGGCGGCGACCTCCGCCCCCACGTGGGCCACCGCCACCGCCGACGGGTTCGCGTCGGTCGACGCGCTGGGCCAGAACGGCACCTACGGCGGCCGGGACGGCAAGACCGTCACCGTGAAGACGCTCGCCGACCTGGAGAAGTATGCGACGGCGTCCGACCCGTACGTCATCGTCGTGGCCGCCACCATCGACATGGACCCGGTGGGCAAGGAGATCAAGGTCGCCGACAACAAGACGATCATCGGCTCCGGAACATCCGGGCAGATCGTCGGCGGCGGCTTCTTCCTCGGCCAGGGCGTGCACAACGTCATCATCCGCAACCTGACGATCCGGGACGCCTACCAGGGCGTCTGGAACGACAAGGAGCACGACTACGACGGCATCCAGATGGACGGCGCGCACCACGTCTGGATCGACCACAACGACATCCGGCACATGGCCGACGGGCTCATCGACAGCCGCAAGGACACCACGTACCTGACGGTGTCGTACAACAAGCTGAGCAACGAGAACAAGGCGCTCGGCATCGGCTGGACCGACAACACCACCGCCGACATCACGATCCACCACAACTGGATACGCGAGACCGAGCAGCGCAACCCGTCCACCGACAACGTCGCCCACGCGCACCTCTACAACAACTACCTTCAGGACGAGCCGGGCACCGCCATCACGTCCTCGTACGGCAACTACGCGCGCGGCAACACCAGGATGGTCCTGCAGAACAGCTACTTCTCGGGCATGAACAACCCCGTCATCCGCGACAGCACGGCCACCCTCGTCCAGAGCGGCAACGTCTTCTCCGGCACCAGCGGCCGCAACGAGAGCGGCGGCGGTACGGCGTTCGACCCGAAGACGTACTACGGCTACACGCTCGACAAGGCGGCCGACCTGCCCGCGCTGCTCAAGATCGCCGCCGGGCCGCAGAGTTCACTCGGTACGGCCACCACCACCGCGGCCACCACCCTCACCGTGGCCAAGGACGGCACCGGCCAGTACAAGACCGTCCAGGCCGCCGTCGACGCCGTACCGGCGAACAACACCGCGCGCGTCGTGATCTCCGTCAAGCCGGGCACGTACCGCGAGACGGTCAAGGTCCCCTCGAACAAGCCGCACGTCACCCTCCAGGGCACGGGCAGCAGCCGTAAGGACACGGTGATCGTCTACGACAACGCGGCGGGGACGACCAAGCCCGACGGCTCGGGCACCTACGGCACGCCGGGCAGCGCCACCCTCTCCGTCCAGTCCGACGACTCCCAGGTCCGCAACCTCACCGTCAGCAACGACTTCGACGAGGCCAAGCACCAGGACATCGCCAACCAGGCGGTGGCGCTGTTGACCTCCGCCGACAAGATCGTCCTCGACGGGGTCATCGTCAACGGCGACCAGGACACCCTGGAGCTGGAGACCGCCGCCAAGGACAAGCTCGGCCGCGTCTACATCGCGAACTCCTACATCACGGGCAACGTCGACTTCGTCTTCGGCCGGGCGACGGTCGTGGTCGACAAGTCGGTCATCACGCTGAAGAAGCGCTGGAACGGCACCTCGGCCGGGTACGTCACCGCACCCAGCACGCCCGCGAACCGCAAGGGCATCCTCATCAACCGGTCGGCGATCAGCGGAGACGTGACGGCGGCCTCCTTCTACCTCGGCCGCAACTGGCACCCCAGCGGTGACACGACCGTCGACCCGCAGAGCACCGTCCGCAACACCACCCTGAGCGCCGCGATCAAGTCCACGCCGTGGTCGGACATGGGCGGCTTCTCCTGGAAGGACGACCGGTTCGCCGAGTACAGGAACACCGGCGCGGGCGCTGGCGGCGCGAGCGGCGACCGCCCGCAGCTCACCGACGCCCAGGCCG harbors:
- a CDS encoding alpha/beta hydrolase family protein — translated: MSSGPAGQVTRSSNSPHLETAPRTPLRRFLRTVDGVTIDAAYDPGTRPSGDLAIVVAHGFTGDLDRPHVRRAAGVLGRNAAVVTFSFRGHGASGGRSTVGDREVHDLAAAVAWARELGHARVATVGFSMGGSVVLRHAALHPAAGSEHEGRTEAHADAVVSVSAPARWYYRGTAPMRRVHWLVTRPVGRAVGRYGLRTRIHHREWDPVPASPVESVPLIAPTPLLIVHGDQDGYFPVDHPRMLAEASGDHAELWLEHGMGHAENAADDELLARIGDWIAAHAG
- a CDS encoding winged-helix domain-containing protein, translated to MSSLLLLTNALQPSTEVLPALGLLLHNVRVAPAEGPALVDTPGADVILIDGRRDLPQVRSLCQLLRSTGPGCPLILVVTEGGLAAVTADWGIDDVLLDTAGPAEVEARLRLAMGRQQIVNDDSPMEIRNGDLSVDEATYSAKLKGRVLDLTFKEFELLKYLAQHPGRVFTRAQLLQEVWGYDYFGGTRTVDVHVRRLRAKLGPEHESLIGTVRNVGYRFVTPEKVDRAADEARAKAAQPKPDDADETAHLDAVDSAEATAETQEAAVRPAQR
- a CDS encoding LacI family DNA-binding transcriptional regulator; translated protein: MAKVTRDDVARLAGTSTAVVSYVINNGPRPVAPATRERVLAAIKELGYRPDRVAQAMASRRTELIGLIIPDARQPFFGEMAHAVEQAAAERGKMVLVGNTDYIAEREVHYLRAFLGMRVSGLILVSHALNDHAAAEIDAWDARVVLLHERPEAIDDVAVVTDDLGGAQLAVRHLLEHGYEYVACLGGTAETPAVGDPVSDHVEGWRRAMQEAGISTEGRLFEAPYNRYDAYQVALGLLAGPDRPPAIFCSTDDQAIGLLRAARELRIDVPGELAVAGFDDVKEAALTDPPLTTIASDRSAMARAAVDLVLDDGLRVAGSRRERLKLFPSRLVVRRSCGCE
- a CDS encoding trypsin-like serine protease; translated protein: MIRALRGRLRRPVTALPAAALALALSCAGALAAQPAAAADNPPGLPDASVAQSANPAPTASDKELRNRVVEAAKDQAAPETTPKKTPFIIGGSETTISSAPWMVQLAYYDDTTGAGYFCGGTLVAPNKVLTAAHCVAGLDWAKNGAVLAGATDLYDDTNGTVAGVWRQWNHPRYNPTTIQNDIAVLTLDRPLEQKWMRLAYLNDLAYVSPGATATVYGWGLTSGTGTELSAKLRKADLPIVDDATCNSAMQSVLGEDDFIEGSMFCAGTPASGTDEGTTSPCNGDSGGPVIAGNKIIGIVSWGVEGCTAKGAYPVFTKVGSYAWAAQPRIDDTDLSFDGKADILARTPSGGLFEQDSKGTSLATRAFQGTGWQGISWGLQADLDRDFYQDLIVRDKGDGKLYRSYMNHSSGEFEWMQISSVWGGYKSYAIPGDMTGDARPDLVAVDADGSVYLYPGKGNGQFYARVKVVNQAWKNVKIFGHGDLTGDGRADLLVRNSSGVLYLYRGTQQEHAPWSARIQARTGWNFTSYVSNGDVTGDGIADVITRDSGGTLWLYPGTNKASSSLFGSRKSLGTGFNQYNLLF
- a CDS encoding S1C family serine protease codes for the protein MTESFRRSGEYEHPQQDGQSGYVQGDGQQATDPLRSAYPQQQHASSPVNPEWPPPPAYQPVAPVAVEPGTTVWPGSGHGGNGGDGYNGGAYAGYPEPDAGSTAVLAAAPVQAETPAPAKKRAKGPLALLAAVAIVAAAIGGGTAYGIQELTGKDTTSSSTSTNVVPTAKKGTVAGVAQAVSPSIVEISATSNAGSSTGSGVIISSSGEIITNNHVVSGASEIKAQLSNGKSYTAKVVGTDSKKDLALIELENAPSGLKVATLGNSDGVQVGDDVVAIGSPEGLTGTVTSGIVSALDRDVTVSTDESQGQQQDQGGGSDQWPFSFGGRQFNGDTGSSTTTYKAIQTDASLNPGNSGGALIDMNGNIIGINSAMYSAASDSSSSSSSAGSVGLGFAIPINTVKSDLATLRAGGSDS
- a CDS encoding response regulator transcription factor, yielding MSPAEGDREPQRILIVDDEPAVREALQRSLAFEGYDTQVAVDGADALEKATAYQPDLVVLDIQMPRMDGLTAARRMRGAGTTTPILMLTARDTVGDRVTGLDAGADDYLVKPFELDELFARVRALLRRSSYAAAAVGTQEDDALIFGDLRMDLATREVTRAGRPVELTRTEFTLLEMFLAHPRQVLTREQILKAVWGFDFEPSSNSLDVYVMYLRRKTEAGGEPRLVHTVRGVGYVLRSGGAE
- a CDS encoding sensor histidine kinase; its protein translation is MIRRFRSLPLRSRLALLVAAAVAFGVAAVSVTCWFIVQGKLYDEVDNNLQAQKGPVQYGSVQRATKNCGQDPKSSSDNPRGRSDYYFQVVQANGTVCAFDGSAGTVKVADSDEDVAKDPKLGEDTFRTGTDSDGNAVRVLTVPLVVTSEVPGGPPSLVQDAALLVAIPLKSTQSTLNDLALLLLLVSGIGVVGAGAAGLAVARAGLRPVDKLTEAVEHVARTEDLSVRIPVEEDSEDEIARLSRSFNAMTSALASSRDLQQQLIADAGHELRTPLTSLRTNIELLTRSEEMGRPIPPADRKALLASVTAQMTELAALIGDLQTLSRSDAGTPADRVQVVALQDTVEAALRRARLRGPELTITADVQPWFVRAEPSALERAIVNILDNAVKFSPDGGTIDVVLKDGELTVRDHGPGIPSDELPHVFDRFWRSPSARALPGSGLGLSIVARTVQQSGGEVSLTPAAGGGTVATIRLPGAPTPPPEAP